In the genome of Nycticebus coucang isolate mNycCou1 chromosome 12, mNycCou1.pri, whole genome shotgun sequence, one region contains:
- the LOC128560808 gene encoding 41 kDa spicule matrix protein-like, producing the protein MGKAVKPQKPGFANGNGLGAWAFLGVRAQPGYGNGNGPGTQPGPTGQKDFRPGFGGSGKPQKPGFGNGNGLGTETFLGTQPGTTSQNGYGPVLAALNRFVPGFGGGVKPHEPALWEAEAGGLLELQVQEQPEQKQDPVSIKNRKTHGRRLWLSE; encoded by the exons ATGGGAAAGGCTGTGAAACCTCAAAAGCCAG GATTTGCCAATGGGAATGGCCTGGGAGCCTGGGCCTTCCTGGGAGTCAGAGCCCAGCCAG GATATGGCAATGGAAATGGCCCAGGGACCCAGCCAG GCCCCACAGGGCAAAAGGACTTTAGACCAG GCTTTGGAGGGAGTGGAAAACCTCAGAAGCCAG GATTTGGGAATGGGAATGGGCTAGGAACTGAGACCTTCCTGGGAACCCAGCCAG GCACCACATCTCAAAATGGCTATGGACCAG TCTTGGCAGCCCTGAACAGATTTGTCCCAG GCTTTGGAGGGGGCGTGAAACCCCATGAGCCAG cactctgggaggccgaagcgggtggattgcttgagctccaagttcaagaacagcctgaacaaaagcaagaccccgtctctattaaaaatagaaaaacccatgggcggcgcctgtggctcagtgagtag
- the LOC128560799 gene encoding uncharacterized protein LOC128560799 isoform X1, giving the protein MPGFWRRGPAVGGRMGTSPPPLSLRLWRGHETTQARRALSLYALPSLSSPVSPGYRNGLGARAFSGKEAQPGRGIWVGPGGGEEARHTLELRGSVLGPGEGTGWHLPLSHSLYSSPALGGDQKPLKLGYGNGNRLGAQPGPCNGGVTPLLLPRPLTPGVPSDKGGSWGLKSKPPPPMQNGQFPALIPAIQWGMKPQKAGYQPPNGYRQGAELGFGGSLKPQKVGQAAVLQGSSWPGLQAWGASLKLGYGARGKYAEVGSQPGHCPLGKC; this is encoded by the exons ATGCCAGGGTTCTGGAGAAGAGGCCCTGCAGTGGGAGGCAGGATGGGTACCTCACCCCCACCCCTATCCCTCAGGCTTTGGAGAGGGCATGAAACCACACAAGCCAGGCGAGCCCTTTCTCTATATGCCCTCCCCAGTCTCTCTAGCCCTGTCTCCCCAGGGTACAGGAATGGGTTGGGAGCCAGAGCTTTCTCAGGTAAGGAAGCCCAGCCAGGTAGGGGAATCTGGGTAGgacctgggggaggggaagaggctaGGCACACCTTAGAATTGAGGGGGTCAGTGTTGGGTCCTGGGGAAGGGACAGGGTGGCATCTTCCTCTTAGTCATTCTCTGTACTCTTCTCCAGCCTTGGGAGGGGACCAGAAACCTCTAAAGCTGG GATATGGCAATGGAAACAGGCTGGGGGCCCAGCCAG GTCCCTGCAATGGGGGGGTCACTCCATTGCTCCTCCCCAGGCCTCTCACTCCAGGGGTCCCTTCAGATAAAGGAGGCAGCTGGGGCCTGAAATCCAAGCCCCCTCCCCCAATGCAGAATGGCCAGTTTCCAG CACTGATCCCAGCCATCCAGTGGGGAATGAAACCTCAGAAAGCAG GGTACCAGCCTCCAAATGGCTACAGACAAGGAGCAGAGCTGG GTTTTGGTGGCAGCCTCAAGCCACAGAAAGTTG gccaggctgctgtgctTCAGGGCTCTTCCTGGCCAGGCCTCCAGGCTTGGGGGGCCAGCTTAAAGCTTGGATATGGGGCTAGAGGCAAATATGCAGAAGTTGGGAGCCAACCAG GCCACTGCCCTCTTGGAAAATGCTGA
- the LOC128560799 gene encoding uncharacterized protein LOC128560799 isoform X2 encodes MQNGQFPALIPAIQWGMKPQKAGYQPPNGYRQGAELGFGGSLKPQKVGQAAVLQGSSWPGLQAWGASLKLGYGARGKYAEVGSQPGHCPLGKC; translated from the exons ATGCAGAATGGCCAGTTTCCAG CACTGATCCCAGCCATCCAGTGGGGAATGAAACCTCAGAAAGCAG GGTACCAGCCTCCAAATGGCTACAGACAAGGAGCAGAGCTGG GTTTTGGTGGCAGCCTCAAGCCACAGAAAGTTG gccaggctgctgtgctTCAGGGCTCTTCCTGGCCAGGCCTCCAGGCTTGGGGGGCCAGCTTAAAGCTTGGATATGGGGCTAGAGGCAAATATGCAGAAGTTGGGAGCCAACCAG GCCACTGCCCTCTTGGAAAATGCTGA
- the LOC128562057 gene encoding uncharacterized protein LOC128562057 has product MCQKEPGRGRCHTAGLRVAAAAKLAALLPRSRSHPRLARGHSRLGRGHYSLPLTPLPAPSLPHPPLPGLPPGLSPRPPPPSALALAELPPLPALPLRPEPLAPWGPAAHLALPELPPEACAPAPPATALSLQDLPRLPARVQPPAHLPLPPLPESAVAAIPGPVGARGRPPLMAEPPPQPLPPLPARPSSFNLLAPPVPRDSWLLPAFPPPAPHHAWPRPAFLPPPHFFL; this is encoded by the exons atgtGCCAA AAGGAACCAGGCCGCGGCCGGTGTCACACGGCGGGCCTCCGGGTAGCGGCCGCAGCCAAGCTGGCGGCTTTGCTGCCCCGCTCCCGCTCGCACCCGCGGCTCGCCCGCGGCCACTCGCGGCTGGGCCGGGGCCACTACTCGCTGCCCCTGACCCCGCTGCCCGCACCGTCCTTGCCACACCCGCCTCTGCCCGGCCTGCCACCTGGCCTGAGCCCTAGGCCACCGCCGCCCTCCGCGCTGGCCTTGGCGGAGCTGCCGCCTCTACCTGCGCTCCCTCTGAGGCCGGAGCCGCTAGCGCCCTGGGGACCTGCCGCCCATCTGGCACTGCCTGAGCTGCCGCCCGAGGCCTGCGCGCCCGCGCCTCCTGCTACCGCGCTCTCCCTGCAGGATCTGCCGCGCCTGCCTGCGAGGGTACAGCCGCCTGCTCACCTGCCGCTGCCGCCGCTGCCAGAGTCTGCAGTCGCTGCCATCCCTGGGCCGGTGGGCGCGCGCGGCCGTCCACCTTTAATGGCAGAACCACCCCCTCAGCCGCTGCCGCCGCTACCTGCGCGGCCCTCGTCCTTCAACCTACTGGCACCGCCCGTGCCCCGCGACTCCTGGCTGCTGCCTGCTTTCCCGCCGCCTGCaccccaccacgcctggccacgGCCTGCCTTCCTGCCGCCGCCGCACTTCTTCTTGTAG
- the CLDN9 gene encoding claudin-9 — MASTGLELLGMTLAVLGWLGTLVSCALPLWKVTAFIGNSIVVAQVVWEGLWMSCVVQSTGQMQCKVYDSLLALPQDLQAARALCVVALLLALLGLLVAITGAQCTTCVEDEGAKARIVLTAGIILLLSGILVLIPVCWTAHAIIQDFYNPLVAEALKRELGASLYLGWAAAALLMLGGGLLCCTCPPPQAERPRGPRLGYSIPSRSGASGLDKRDYV, encoded by the coding sequence ATGGCTTCgactggcctggaactcctgggcatgACCCTGGCCGTGCTGGGTTGGCTGGGGACCCTGGTATCCTGCGCCCTGCCTCTGTGGAAGGTGACCGCCTTCATCGGCAACAGCATTGTGGTGGCCCAGGTGGTGTGGGAGGGGCTGTGGATGTCCTGTGTGGTGCAGAGCACTGGCCAGATGCAGTGCAAGGTGTATGACTCACTGCTGGCGCTGCCCCAGGACCTGCAGGCTGCCCGGGCCCTTTGTGTCGTTGCCCTCCTGCTGGCCCTGCTCGGCCTGCTGGTGGCCATCACAGGCGCCCAGTGTACTACGTGTGTGGAGGACGAGGGTGCCAAGGCCCGAATTGTGCTCACTGCAGGCATCATCCTCCTCCTGTCTGGCATCCTGGTGCTCATCCCTGTCTGTTGGACAGCCCATGCCATTATCCAGGACTTCTACAATCCCCTTGTGGCCGAGGCCCTTAAGCGAGAACTGGGGGCTTCTCTCTACCTGGGCTGGGCAGCCGCTGCATTGCTCATGCTGGGCGGGGGGCTCCTCTGCTGCAcgtgccccccaccccaggctgagAGGCCCcgtgggcccaggctgggctaCTCAATCCCCTCACGCTCAGGGGCCTCTGGACTGGACAAGAGGGACTACGTGTGA